The Bryobacteraceae bacterium genome includes a window with the following:
- a CDS encoding ABC transporter ATP-binding protein — translation MSAQEIVFDNVSKFYGDVLGVNRIELRIPPGLTSIVGPNGAGKSTLMNLMCGLVHPDRGEIRVLGISPRDPERLMRITGYATQFDAAPRWATGFDFVVSSLLLFGYSASMAERLAWAALEQVGLTDAARRKVNSYSKGMRQRVRLAQALAHDPQVLVLDEPLNGLDPVVRAETIALFRQLAASGRHVVISSHVLQEVDVISDRVVLMANGMIVAEGDIRGVREEIHEHPSQFLIRCPQPARLASLLFERAPVVEARVMEEDGALLVLTRDRSVFTRTLTRLASEGLGIESVVPADENVHALYEYLVGGSA, via the coding sequence GTGAGCGCGCAGGAGATCGTCTTCGACAACGTGTCGAAGTTCTACGGCGACGTGCTGGGCGTCAACCGGATCGAGCTGCGGATTCCGCCGGGGCTGACGTCGATCGTCGGGCCGAACGGCGCGGGCAAGTCGACGCTGATGAACCTGATGTGCGGGCTGGTTCATCCCGACCGCGGCGAGATCCGTGTGCTGGGCATTTCGCCGCGCGACCCCGAGCGGCTGATGCGGATCACGGGCTACGCAACGCAGTTCGATGCAGCGCCGCGGTGGGCGACGGGTTTCGACTTTGTCGTGTCGTCGCTGCTGCTGTTCGGATACTCCGCCTCGATGGCGGAACGGCTGGCGTGGGCGGCGCTCGAACAGGTGGGGCTGACGGACGCCGCGCGCAGGAAAGTGAACTCGTATTCGAAGGGGATGCGGCAGAGGGTGCGGCTGGCGCAGGCGCTGGCGCACGATCCGCAGGTGCTGGTGCTGGACGAGCCGCTGAACGGGCTGGATCCGGTGGTGCGCGCCGAGACGATCGCGCTGTTCCGGCAGCTCGCCGCGTCGGGGAGGCACGTGGTGATTTCGAGCCACGTGCTGCAGGAAGTGGACGTCATCAGCGACCGCGTCGTGCTGATGGCGAACGGCATGATCGTGGCGGAGGGCGACATCCGCGGCGTGCGGGAAGAGATTCACGAGCATCCGAGCCAGTTTCTGATCCGGTGCCCGCAGCCGGCGCGGCTGGCGTCGCTGCTGTTCGAGCGCGCGCCGGTGGTGGAGGCGCGGGTGATGGAGGAAGACGGCGCGCTGCTGGTGCTGACGCGAGACCGCAGCGTGTTCACGCGCACGCTGACGCGGCTGGCGTCGGAGGGGCTCGGGATCGAGAGCGTCGTGCCCGCCGACGAGAACGTGCACGCGCTGTACGAGTATCTGGTGGGAGGTTCGGCATGA
- the plpD gene encoding patatin gives MRLPACLALLAFLAPVDARQEPPNPAPPRRKIGLALSGGSALGLAHIGVIQWLEQHRIPVDYIAGTSMGAIIGGLYATGNGGEAIHRFAASLDWNAAFAPSVPFRHLAFRRKEDRREFPSTIEFGIGKGLKLPAGVSAGHGAALFISRFAASYDQLPSFDELPTPFRCVATDLKQGKEVVFSRGPLTMALRASMSLPALFAPVEMDGMMLVDGGLLNNLPVDVVRAMGADIVIAVALEKPPDDQRYVSLLGVAGRSISIMVAANERRSMGLADLVVMPDLNGLDTNDYARLEEFVVRGRQAAERKAHWLEQLAVPEVEYQKYLESRRSRVQPDSVKPQVIVIEGGLAERRRKALVEALASDPSRPVDRARLETELNKIAGMGRYDAVSYSFLRHEKTEGILIRPHQKIHGPPFLNLSFLLDASRQEGFRFGIGGRLTFLDFGGPASEWRTDLSIGQINRLSSEYYYRIAGGKWFLAPRAFYLEDSRPLYRGTDQIADFISKRAGMTLDLGYAYGRFQELRLGVSAGQTRIGVTKGPEVVDPLKGRFSDLHLHWAYEGQDSALVPRKGIRATLLASWLLNHPGVSGRPPLADATFSYARPFSPRWSLLADAAAGVTGWDEALNNRFSIGGVARLDALGRGRETGNRYYYGGTRLLRSLNNESLGIFGRFYLFAAAESGNAWRARMNPLPRYSGSLGLMGETTFGVVYFGGGIGDRGDRRMFFRLGRVF, from the coding sequence ATGCGGCTTCCCGCCTGCCTCGCCCTGCTGGCGTTTCTCGCTCCTGTCGACGCCCGGCAGGAGCCGCCCAACCCCGCCCCGCCCCGCAGAAAAATCGGCCTCGCGCTGTCCGGAGGCAGCGCCCTTGGACTGGCCCACATCGGCGTCATTCAGTGGCTCGAGCAGCACCGGATTCCTGTCGACTACATCGCCGGAACCAGCATGGGCGCCATCATCGGCGGCCTCTATGCGACGGGAAACGGCGGCGAGGCCATCCACCGCTTCGCCGCCAGCCTCGACTGGAACGCCGCCTTCGCCCCGTCCGTGCCCTTCCGCCACCTTGCCTTCCGCCGCAAGGAAGACCGCCGGGAGTTCCCCTCCACCATCGAATTCGGAATCGGCAAGGGACTCAAATTGCCCGCAGGCGTCTCCGCCGGCCACGGCGCCGCTCTCTTCATCAGCCGTTTCGCCGCGTCTTATGATCAGCTCCCCTCCTTCGACGAGCTCCCCACGCCCTTCCGCTGCGTCGCTACCGATCTCAAGCAGGGCAAGGAGGTGGTCTTCTCCCGCGGGCCGCTCACCATGGCTCTGCGCGCATCCATGAGCCTGCCCGCCCTCTTCGCCCCTGTCGAGATGGACGGAATGATGCTCGTCGACGGCGGACTGTTGAACAACCTGCCCGTCGATGTGGTCCGGGCGATGGGCGCCGATATCGTCATCGCAGTGGCTCTGGAAAAGCCGCCCGATGACCAGCGGTATGTTTCGCTGCTCGGAGTCGCGGGCCGCAGCATCTCCATCATGGTGGCGGCCAACGAGCGGCGCAGCATGGGCCTCGCCGACCTGGTCGTCATGCCGGATCTCAACGGGCTCGACACGAATGACTACGCCCGGCTGGAAGAGTTCGTCGTCCGCGGCCGCCAGGCGGCCGAGCGCAAGGCCCATTGGCTCGAGCAGCTCGCCGTTCCCGAAGTCGAGTACCAGAAATACCTCGAGTCCAGACGCAGCCGCGTGCAGCCCGATTCGGTAAAGCCTCAGGTCATCGTCATCGAAGGCGGATTGGCCGAGCGCCGCCGCAAGGCTCTCGTCGAGGCGCTCGCCTCCGATCCCTCACGCCCCGTCGACCGCGCCCGCCTGGAAACAGAGCTGAACAAAATCGCCGGCATGGGCCGCTATGACGCCGTCTCGTATTCCTTCCTGCGGCACGAAAAGACGGAGGGCATTCTCATCCGCCCCCACCAGAAAATCCACGGCCCTCCGTTTCTGAATCTGTCCTTCCTTCTCGACGCTTCCCGTCAGGAGGGCTTCCGCTTCGGCATCGGCGGCCGCCTGACTTTTCTGGATTTCGGAGGGCCCGCATCCGAGTGGCGCACGGATCTCTCCATCGGCCAGATCAACCGGCTTTCCAGCGAATACTACTACCGGATCGCCGGCGGAAAATGGTTCCTCGCCCCGCGCGCCTTTTATCTCGAAGACAGCCGGCCCCTGTATCGCGGCACGGATCAGATCGCCGACTTCATCTCCAAACGCGCCGGCATGACGCTCGATCTCGGCTACGCCTACGGCCGTTTTCAGGAGCTCCGCCTCGGCGTGTCTGCAGGCCAGACGCGCATCGGCGTCACCAAAGGCCCGGAAGTCGTCGACCCGCTGAAGGGCCGCTTCAGCGATCTCCACCTGCACTGGGCTTACGAGGGTCAGGACAGCGCCCTCGTGCCGAGGAAGGGCATCCGCGCCACGCTGCTCGCCTCCTGGCTGCTGAATCACCCCGGCGTCAGCGGGCGTCCCCCGCTGGCAGACGCGACGTTCAGCTATGCGCGGCCTTTCAGCCCGCGCTGGTCTTTGCTGGCGGACGCGGCGGCGGGCGTCACCGGCTGGGACGAGGCGCTCAACAACCGCTTCTCCATCGGCGGCGTCGCCCGGCTTGACGCCCTCGGCCGCGGACGCGAAACCGGAAACCGCTACTACTACGGCGGCACGCGGCTGCTGCGCTCGCTGAACAACGAGAGCCTCGGCATCTTCGGCCGCTTCTATCTCTTCGCCGCCGCGGAGAGCGGCAACGCCTGGCGCGCGCGCATGAATCCCCTGCCGCGCTACAGCGGCTCGCTCGGGCTGATGGGAGAAACCACGTTCGGGGTCGTCTATTTCGGCGGAGGCATCGGCGACCGGGGCGACCGCCGCATGTTCTTCCGCCTCGGCAGAGTGTTCTGA
- a CDS encoding RNA polymerase subunit sigma-24 — translation MTPPEDFTALYERFSPLVYRTALRITGRPEDAEDALQTVFARVLRQGAKIDEAQSPEGYFRRAAANAALDILRGRAHRAEAQLDESLPHAAAESSPYLKERLRRALATLEPQDAELFTLRYIEGVSNTEIAGMYGLERSTIGVRLHRIRRWLQEELER, via the coding sequence ATGACGCCGCCAGAAGATTTCACGGCGTTGTACGAACGCTTCTCCCCGCTGGTGTACCGGACGGCCCTGCGGATCACGGGCCGGCCGGAGGACGCCGAGGATGCGCTGCAGACGGTGTTTGCGCGCGTGCTGCGGCAGGGGGCGAAGATCGACGAGGCGCAGTCGCCGGAGGGCTACTTCCGGCGCGCGGCAGCCAACGCCGCGCTGGACATTCTCCGCGGGCGGGCGCACCGCGCCGAGGCGCAGCTCGACGAGAGCCTGCCGCATGCGGCCGCGGAGTCTTCGCCCTATCTGAAAGAACGCCTCCGCCGCGCGCTGGCCACGCTTGAGCCGCAGGACGCGGAACTGTTCACGCTCCGCTACATCGAGGGCGTCTCGAACACGGAGATCGCCGGAATGTACGGTCTGGAGCGCTCGACCATCGGGGTGCGGCTGCACCGCATCCGCCGCTGGCTTCAGGAGGAACTGGAGAGATGA
- a CDS encoding arginine--tRNA ligase: MFHIVEQQLREIFADFIRQRYGVEAPVVVEQPKQSSFGEYALPVAFSLARHLKKAPRSIAEEIVAQAPAVEGVAKLEVAGSGYINIRLDRGWYARALLEGRSDQPRRGAAGKVIVEHTNINPNKAAHIGHLRNAVLGDTFVRMQRAAGRQVEVQNYIDNTGVQVADVVVGFHYLEKKSPEDVKALIRQPKFDYYCWDLYARVSQYYSENPQALEWRRDTLHAIEHGEGVLAEIGHLVADAIVDCHLDTMWRLGIAYDVLPRESEILHLKFWAKAFEQLRERGAIFYAGEGKNKGCWVMAASHFREKSGDEEDSADDAKVIVRSNGTVTYVGKDIAYQLWKFGLLGLDFHYKPLRTYPDGHRVWVATDEPCDEPAPQFGRGSEVYNVIDSRQSYLQDVVVAGLRALGYYEQAEKSVHFSYEMVALSPRTCAILGIPLSEEDRKRPYVEVSGRKGLGVKADDLIDKLIEKAKEEVDSRHPDRPEEERLQVATQIAVGALRYFLLKFTRNTVIAFDLQEALSFEGETGPYVQYAAVRARNILRKLAERGESLPDFQAALASEALARQLESEDFWQLLLAASKSGAALEAALAAGEPSHVARYAFQLAQAFNSFYHDYPILAEQNPEKRNFLLWLAVYFQRQLEWTLERVLGIPVPQYM; encoded by the coding sequence GTGTTCCATATCGTCGAACAGCAGCTCCGGGAAATCTTCGCGGACTTCATCCGCCAGCGTTACGGCGTGGAGGCGCCCGTCGTCGTCGAGCAGCCCAAACAGTCCTCCTTCGGCGAATACGCTCTGCCCGTCGCGTTCTCCCTCGCCCGTCACCTGAAGAAGGCTCCCCGGTCCATTGCCGAGGAGATCGTGGCGCAGGCGCCCGCGGTCGAGGGCGTGGCGAAACTCGAGGTCGCCGGCAGCGGCTACATCAACATCCGCCTCGACCGCGGCTGGTATGCCCGCGCGCTTCTGGAAGGGCGCTCCGATCAGCCCCGGCGCGGCGCCGCCGGCAAGGTCATCGTCGAGCACACCAACATCAATCCGAACAAGGCGGCGCATATCGGCCATCTGCGCAACGCGGTGCTCGGCGACACATTCGTGCGCATGCAGCGCGCCGCGGGCCGCCAGGTCGAGGTGCAGAACTACATCGATAACACGGGCGTCCAGGTAGCCGATGTCGTCGTCGGCTTCCACTATCTCGAAAAGAAGTCGCCCGAGGACGTGAAAGCCCTCATCCGGCAGCCGAAATTCGATTACTACTGCTGGGACCTTTACGCCCGCGTCTCCCAGTACTACTCCGAGAACCCGCAGGCTCTCGAATGGCGCCGCGATACCCTGCATGCCATCGAGCACGGAGAAGGGGTGCTGGCGGAAATCGGCCATCTGGTCGCGGATGCCATCGTCGACTGCCACCTGGACACCATGTGGCGCCTCGGCATCGCCTACGACGTCCTGCCCCGCGAGAGCGAAATCCTCCATCTGAAATTCTGGGCGAAAGCGTTCGAGCAGCTCAGGGAACGCGGAGCGATTTTCTACGCCGGGGAGGGGAAAAACAAAGGCTGCTGGGTGATGGCCGCCTCCCATTTCCGCGAAAAATCCGGGGACGAAGAAGACTCGGCCGATGACGCCAAAGTGATCGTGCGCTCCAACGGCACGGTCACCTACGTCGGCAAGGACATCGCGTACCAGCTCTGGAAGTTCGGCCTGCTGGGCCTCGATTTCCACTACAAGCCGCTGCGGACCTACCCCGATGGCCACCGCGTCTGGGTGGCAACGGACGAGCCCTGCGACGAGCCCGCCCCGCAGTTCGGCCGCGGCTCGGAAGTCTACAACGTGATCGACTCGCGCCAGTCCTATCTGCAGGATGTCGTCGTGGCCGGGCTTCGCGCCCTCGGTTATTACGAGCAGGCGGAGAAGTCCGTGCATTTCTCCTACGAGATGGTCGCACTGTCTCCGCGCACCTGCGCCATTCTCGGCATTCCTCTCTCCGAAGAGGACCGCAAGCGCCCCTATGTGGAAGTAAGCGGCCGCAAAGGCCTGGGCGTGAAGGCCGACGATCTGATCGACAAACTGATCGAAAAGGCGAAGGAGGAAGTCGACTCTCGCCATCCGGACCGCCCGGAGGAAGAACGGCTTCAGGTGGCCACGCAGATCGCCGTCGGCGCTTTGCGGTATTTCCTGCTGAAATTCACGCGCAACACGGTCATCGCCTTCGACCTGCAGGAGGCCCTCAGCTTCGAGGGCGAAACGGGTCCGTACGTGCAATACGCTGCCGTCCGCGCACGCAACATCCTGCGCAAACTGGCAGAGCGCGGCGAATCGCTGCCGGATTTCCAGGCCGCGCTCGCCAGCGAAGCCCTGGCGCGCCAGCTCGAGTCCGAGGATTTCTGGCAGCTCCTCCTCGCTGCTTCAAAGTCCGGTGCGGCGCTCGAAGCGGCCCTCGCAGCGGGCGAACCTTCGCACGTGGCCCGCTACGCCTTCCAGCTGGCCCAGGCGTTCAACTCCTTCTATCACGACTACCCGATCCTGGCCGAGCAGAACCCCGAAAAGCGCAATTTCCTGCTCTGGCTGGCCGTCTATTTCCAGCGGCAGCTCGAGTGGACGCTCGAGCGCGTGCTCGGCATTCCTGTGCCGCAGTACATGTAG
- the dhs1 gene encoding phospho-2-dehydro-3-deoxyheptonate aldolase, giving the protein MQQPEYPDPEALERVLDELAALPPLVTSWEIVALKEHFAQASAGRCFVLQGGDCAERFADCNSKRIANQLKVLIQMSLVLVQGTQKPVVRVGRFAGQYAKPRSADFEEINGRRLPAFRGDLVNRPEATPEARTPDPRLLLRGYERAALTLNFIRALVKGGFADLHHPEYWDLDWTRHSPQAEEYHRMLRSITESLKFMENILGTSAAGSDRIDFYTSHEALLLPYEQAQTRRVPHRPGWFNLSTHFPWAGIRTASPDGAHIEYLRGIANPVGVKIGPGLSVDEILRIAEKLNPENEPGRLVFIHRYGAARIAAELPPVIEAMRREGRRVLWICDPMHGNTRRTGNGFKTRSFDDIESELNQAIDIHPQCGSILGGMHIELTGENVTECTGGARGLCEADLGRAYESEVDPRLNYEQALELALLVARRWRTNGH; this is encoded by the coding sequence ATGCAGCAGCCGGAATATCCCGATCCCGAGGCGCTTGAGAGGGTTCTGGACGAGCTGGCCGCCCTGCCGCCGCTGGTGACGAGCTGGGAGATCGTAGCGCTGAAGGAACACTTCGCGCAGGCTTCCGCGGGACGGTGTTTCGTGCTGCAGGGCGGGGATTGCGCGGAGAGGTTCGCCGACTGCAATTCGAAGCGGATTGCCAACCAGCTCAAAGTGCTGATCCAGATGAGCCTGGTGCTGGTGCAGGGCACGCAGAAGCCGGTCGTGCGCGTCGGGCGGTTCGCCGGCCAATACGCGAAGCCGCGGTCGGCGGATTTCGAAGAAATCAACGGACGCAGGCTGCCGGCGTTCCGCGGCGATCTGGTGAACCGTCCGGAAGCGACTCCCGAGGCGCGCACGCCCGATCCGCGGCTTCTGCTGCGGGGCTATGAGCGCGCCGCCCTGACGCTGAACTTCATCCGCGCGCTGGTGAAGGGCGGCTTTGCGGACCTGCATCACCCCGAATACTGGGACCTCGACTGGACGCGGCACTCGCCGCAGGCGGAAGAGTATCACCGGATGCTGCGCTCGATCACGGAAAGCCTGAAGTTCATGGAGAACATTCTGGGCACGAGCGCGGCAGGAAGCGACCGCATCGATTTCTACACGTCGCACGAGGCGCTGCTGCTGCCGTACGAGCAGGCGCAGACGCGGCGGGTGCCGCACCGCCCGGGATGGTTCAACCTCTCGACGCACTTCCCCTGGGCGGGCATCCGCACGGCGTCGCCGGACGGGGCGCACATCGAGTATCTGCGGGGCATCGCCAATCCGGTGGGCGTGAAGATCGGACCGGGACTGAGCGTGGACGAGATTCTCCGCATCGCCGAGAAACTGAATCCGGAGAACGAGCCGGGGCGGCTGGTGTTCATCCACCGGTATGGAGCGGCGCGGATCGCCGCCGAGCTGCCGCCGGTGATCGAAGCGATGAGGCGCGAAGGACGGCGCGTGCTGTGGATCTGCGATCCGATGCACGGCAACACGCGCCGCACGGGGAACGGCTTCAAGACGCGCAGTTTCGACGACATCGAAAGCGAGCTGAACCAGGCCATCGACATCCACCCGCAGTGCGGCTCCATCCTGGGCGGCATGCACATCGAGCTGACGGGCGAGAACGTGACCGAGTGCACGGGCGGCGCGCGCGGATTGTGCGAGGCGGACCTGGGGCGCGCTTACGAAAGCGAAGTGGATCCGCGGCTGAACTACGAGCAGGCGCTCGAGCTGGCGCTGCTGGTGGCGCGGCGCTGGCGCACGAACGGCCATTGA
- a CDS encoding ABC transporter ATP-binding protein — MPPQPAVELEDLHVTLGRQEILHGISCRLGVSGSGRAIGLLGPNGAGKSTLIRTLLGFHAPSKGRARVLGFDCQKERRRVLERIGYMPETDSFIASMTGVEFLRVMGALSGLPEEIALEKAHETLFHVGLGEARYRTLGTYSLGMRQLARLAQAIVHGPELVILDEPTNGLDPAARRRMLDLIRQMKDEHGMSVIVCSHLLADVEQVCDEVMILKDGRMIHHADLEAERRENRRFVELEVEGESAAFAAALEELGAAGVQESPGRFRIVLPLDFEMVRLWKLAADHGLSIRRLTQRRDTLEEIFMKAMGLLRQTPGEAASSQEAAVPEGR, encoded by the coding sequence ATGCCGCCGCAGCCCGCCGTTGAACTGGAAGACCTGCACGTGACCCTCGGGCGGCAGGAGATCCTGCACGGGATCTCCTGCCGCCTTGGCGTTTCAGGCAGCGGCCGGGCCATCGGACTGCTGGGGCCGAACGGCGCGGGCAAGTCGACGCTGATCCGCACGCTGCTGGGATTCCACGCGCCCTCAAAAGGACGGGCGCGCGTGCTGGGTTTCGACTGCCAGAAGGAACGGCGGCGGGTGCTGGAACGGATCGGCTACATGCCGGAGACGGACTCGTTCATCGCGTCGATGACGGGCGTGGAGTTTCTGCGCGTCATGGGCGCGCTGAGCGGGCTTCCGGAAGAGATCGCGCTCGAGAAGGCGCACGAAACGCTGTTCCATGTGGGGCTGGGAGAGGCGCGCTACCGGACGCTGGGGACGTACTCGCTGGGGATGCGGCAACTGGCGCGGCTGGCGCAGGCGATCGTGCACGGGCCGGAGCTGGTGATTCTGGACGAGCCGACCAACGGGCTGGACCCGGCGGCGCGGCGGCGCATGCTCGATCTGATCCGGCAGATGAAAGACGAGCACGGGATGAGCGTGATCGTGTGCTCGCATCTGCTGGCCGACGTCGAGCAGGTGTGCGACGAAGTGATGATCCTGAAAGACGGCCGCATGATTCACCACGCGGATCTGGAGGCCGAGCGGCGGGAGAACCGGCGGTTCGTGGAGCTGGAAGTGGAAGGGGAGAGCGCCGCGTTCGCCGCCGCACTGGAGGAGTTGGGTGCAGCGGGCGTGCAGGAATCGCCGGGGCGGTTCCGGATTGTTCTGCCGCTCGATTTCGAGATGGTGCGGTTGTGGAAGCTGGCAGCGGACCACGGGCTGAGCATCCGGCGGCTGACGCAGCGGCGGGACACGCTGGAAGAGATTTTCATGAAGGCAATGGGGCTGCTGCGGCAGACGCCGGGGGAGGCCGCTTCGAGCCAGGAGGCGGCCGTTCCCGAGGGGAGATGA